The following proteins come from a genomic window of Gimesia chilikensis:
- a CDS encoding sugar phosphate isomerase/epimerase family protein, producing the protein MAALVSCLTNSYGRFGPVAAIENIRDAGIDHLELNIKNHGVPSFFKETPLLTEASTAEDIAHVKDLLKQHHVKLSSCNITTGNPLDPEVVIKTKRKLDLAHQLGVKLVVGGAGEIEQESDRDTLYQHLREIGDYAGAQGITYCFETHPGICVNAAGMLRTMQDLDHPNLRLNFDTGNINYYNEHANVLESLHEVVTWVKHVHLKDSYCKFKDWNFAALGEAGGVDFLKIRYILEDNNFNGPYSLEIEGIEGEPELTLEEHHNRVKQSVVYLRECGFFE; encoded by the coding sequence ATGGCCGCCCTCGTTTCCTGCCTGACCAACTCCTACGGTCGCTTTGGTCCCGTCGCCGCGATCGAAAACATCCGCGATGCCGGAATCGATCACCTCGAACTCAACATCAAAAACCACGGCGTCCCCTCGTTCTTCAAAGAGACTCCGCTGCTCACGGAAGCCTCCACCGCTGAGGATATCGCGCACGTCAAAGATCTGTTGAAACAACACCATGTGAAACTCTCGAGCTGCAACATTACCACCGGCAATCCCCTCGATCCGGAAGTCGTCATCAAGACGAAACGAAAGCTCGACCTCGCTCATCAGCTGGGTGTCAAACTCGTTGTAGGCGGCGCAGGAGAAATCGAACAGGAATCGGATCGTGACACCCTCTACCAGCACCTCCGTGAAATCGGCGATTACGCAGGAGCACAGGGCATCACCTACTGCTTCGAAACACATCCCGGCATCTGCGTCAACGCAGCCGGCATGCTCCGCACCATGCAGGACCTGGATCACCCGAACCTGCGGCTCAACTTCGACACCGGCAACATCAATTACTACAACGAGCACGCGAATGTTCTGGAGTCCCTGCACGAGGTCGTCACCTGGGTCAAACACGTGCACCTCAAGGATTCCTACTGCAAATTCAAGGACTGGAATTTCGCCGCCCTGGGCGAAGCGGGAGGCGTTGACTTCTTGAAGATCCGCTACATCCTGGAAGACAATAACTTCAATGGTCCCTACAGTCTCGAAATCGAAGGCATCGAAGGGGAACCGGAGCTGACGCTGGAAGAACATCACAACCGCGTCAAGCAGAGTGTAGTCTACCTGCGGGAGTGCGGCTTTTTTGAGTGA
- a CDS encoding Gfo/Idh/MocA family protein: MATGFGIVGCGMISNFHAKALEEIRGAKLVACYDQFPASADKFAEANGCTAYHELDEMLADPEVDVVTICTPSGAHMDPAVAAANAGKHVVVEKPLEITLKRCDAIIDACKKNKVQLATIMPSRFGAANVELKKAIEKGRFGKLTLGDTYVKWWRTQEYYDSGGWRGTWKLDGGGAYMNQAIHNVDLLFWFMGEVADVNGMTGTLAHERIEVEDTGVATIRFKNGALGVIEATTSVYPGLLKKTEISGTEGTVIIEQDDVLHWEFSKEQARDAKIREELGKSTGNTGGASDPSAISYAGHMEQLKDFIKSIKTGKKPLVDGNDGRKSVEIILAIYQSSWTGKQVSLPLKRDPRIPKNK, from the coding sequence ATGGCAACAGGATTTGGAATTGTCGGCTGTGGCATGATTTCGAATTTTCATGCAAAGGCGCTCGAAGAGATTCGTGGTGCCAAGCTGGTCGCCTGTTATGATCAGTTTCCAGCATCAGCTGATAAGTTTGCAGAAGCGAATGGTTGCACAGCCTATCATGAGCTGGATGAGATGCTGGCCGATCCGGAAGTGGACGTCGTCACCATCTGCACCCCCAGTGGCGCCCACATGGATCCGGCGGTTGCTGCCGCAAATGCCGGCAAGCACGTCGTTGTGGAAAAGCCGCTGGAAATTACTCTGAAGCGGTGTGATGCGATCATCGACGCCTGTAAGAAAAATAAAGTTCAGCTGGCGACAATCATGCCGTCCCGCTTTGGCGCTGCCAATGTGGAATTGAAGAAGGCCATCGAAAAAGGCCGCTTCGGCAAGCTGACCCTGGGCGATACCTACGTCAAATGGTGGCGGACACAGGAATATTACGACAGCGGCGGATGGCGTGGTACCTGGAAACTGGACGGCGGCGGCGCTTACATGAATCAGGCGATTCATAACGTCGACCTGTTGTTCTGGTTCATGGGTGAAGTGGCCGATGTGAACGGCATGACCGGCACTCTGGCTCACGAGCGGATCGAAGTCGAAGATACCGGTGTGGCTACCATTCGTTTCAAGAATGGTGCCCTGGGTGTGATCGAAGCGACCACCAGTGTTTATCCCGGTCTGCTCAAGAAGACGGAAATCTCGGGTACCGAGGGAACCGTGATCATCGAGCAGGACGACGTACTGCACTGGGAGTTCTCCAAAGAACAGGCCCGTGATGCGAAGATCCGTGAGGAGCTGGGTAAGTCGACCGGTAACACCGGCGGTGCCAGCGATCCTTCGGCGATTTCTTACGCCGGGCATATGGAACAGTTGAAAGACTTCATCAAGTCAATCAAGACCGGCAAAAAGCCGCTGGTAGACGGTAACGATGGTCGTAAGAGTGTCGAAATCATTCTGGCGATCTATCAGTCTTCCTGGACCGGCAAACAGGTTTCACTGCCTCTGAAACGGGATCCCCGGATTCCGAAGAACAAGTAA
- a CDS encoding rod shape-determining protein encodes MLHRLRQWLCPDLAIDLGTANTLVAIQGEGIALDEPSVVALHKGSRKILGKGTAVGKLAKQMLGRTPDSIIAVRPLKDGVITDFELCESMLRYFILKARHHSRGLRPRVVIAVPGSITPVERRAVFNSAERAGAGRVYLIEESKAAGIGAGLPISEPMASMVCDIGGGTSEVAIMSLGDTVVSNSVRIGGDKCDEAIVEYMKQHFSLRIGVQTAEDLKLELGSAYPLEQELTGEVKGLDTISSIPRKAIVTSEELRDALHGPLESILNCCKQTIEQCKPELVADLADNGMVLTGGGALLRGLEYYMSEQLGIPVRVDEDPLRTVARGTAICLEHLSQWRHAFDNGEGDF; translated from the coding sequence ATGCTGCACCGTTTACGTCAATGGCTCTGTCCTGATTTGGCGATCGATCTGGGAACGGCGAATACACTCGTCGCGATCCAGGGCGAGGGGATTGCGCTGGACGAACCCTCGGTCGTGGCGTTGCATAAAGGCAGCCGCAAGATTCTGGGAAAAGGAACCGCAGTCGGAAAGCTGGCCAAGCAGATGCTGGGGCGCACGCCGGATAGCATCATCGCGGTACGACCTCTGAAAGATGGTGTGATCACCGACTTCGAACTCTGCGAGTCGATGTTGCGGTATTTCATACTCAAGGCCCGTCATCATTCGCGTGGTTTGCGACCGCGGGTTGTGATTGCAGTGCCGGGCAGTATCACGCCGGTCGAAAGGCGCGCCGTGTTCAACAGTGCCGAACGAGCAGGCGCCGGCCGGGTCTATCTGATTGAAGAATCCAAGGCGGCGGGCATTGGTGCCGGGCTGCCGATCTCTGAACCGATGGCGAGCATGGTTTGTGACATCGGTGGCGGGACGAGTGAAGTGGCCATCATGAGTCTGGGCGATACGGTGGTCAGTAACTCGGTGCGGATTGGCGGCGACAAGTGCGATGAAGCGATCGTGGAATACATGAAGCAGCATTTCTCGTTGCGGATCGGCGTGCAGACCGCAGAGGATCTGAAGCTGGAACTGGGCAGTGCTTATCCGCTGGAGCAGGAATTGACCGGTGAGGTCAAGGGACTGGATACGATCAGCAGTATTCCGCGGAAAGCGATTGTGACCAGCGAAGAATTACGCGATGCCTTGCATGGTCCGCTGGAATCGATTCTGAACTGCTGTAAACAGACTATCGAACAGTGCAAGCCGGAACTCGTGGCGGATCTCGCGGATAACGGCATGGTCCTCACGGGCGGTGGTGCTCTACTGCGGGGACTGGAATATTACATGAGCGAACAGCTGGGGATTCCGGTGCGAGTGGATGAGGATCCACTGCGGACCGTGGCCCGCGGAACGGCGATCTGCCTGGAACATCTGAGCCAGTGGCGGCATGCCTTTGATAATGGCGAAGGTGACTTTTAA
- a CDS encoding tetratricopeptide repeat protein produces the protein MSEVQELLNTALTHHHAGQLDQAEAVYQQLLEQDPRHWEPRYYLGTLQLQRGHLDLSIQSFLKVIQLNPELPDAHNNLGVAYHAIGKWQEAGQSFEHALRLNPHYERAYFNLGSLFESRGLLADAVKCFRKSYEQSGSPETYEKLADVLKVARRFAEAEEIYRELLQQASGDFNLSMKLAYVLVLQRQYPEAVELYEAMLETHPGHYQILVSLSYVLECMGNIPAAIQTAERSIEAAPDQPEGYNNLGNALRLSHRFDESCVNFEKALELRPHFPIAEFNLATTRMLTGDLQAGWEGYERRSDIDTSTRMSYPGPAWQGEPLEGKSICLWCEQGFGDTLMFIRFASELKRRGAGRVLVLIQPELAGLLKSIEEIDELLVPGDPVVECDYQCSLLSVPRFLETSLKTIPGEVPLFQPAAERTAHWSDVLSALEGKKVGLNWSGNLQFPRDEFRSIPLEQLSPLLEVAGVLFVSVQQVNGLDQLASFEAAGKLWQPGPEYQAEVGDFTEAAALMQNLDLMITTDTACAHLAGGLGVPVWILVSRLPEWRWLLDRSDSPWYPTARLFRQAELGDWGPVVEDVKAALEQKFSQDAP, from the coding sequence ATGTCTGAGGTTCAGGAATTACTCAATACCGCGTTGACGCATCACCATGCAGGGCAACTGGATCAGGCAGAAGCTGTCTACCAGCAATTGCTGGAACAGGACCCCCGCCACTGGGAGCCCCGCTACTACCTGGGAACACTGCAACTGCAGCGGGGGCATCTGGATCTGAGTATTCAGAGCTTCCTGAAGGTGATTCAGCTCAATCCGGAACTGCCAGACGCCCATAATAATCTGGGTGTGGCCTATCATGCGATCGGGAAATGGCAGGAAGCCGGTCAGTCTTTCGAGCACGCGCTGCGTCTGAATCCCCATTATGAGCGGGCCTATTTTAACCTGGGGAGCCTGTTTGAGAGCCGAGGACTACTGGCTGATGCGGTTAAATGCTTCCGGAAATCATACGAACAGAGCGGGAGCCCCGAGACGTATGAGAAACTGGCAGACGTGTTGAAAGTGGCGCGTCGCTTCGCGGAAGCGGAAGAGATCTACCGGGAACTGTTGCAGCAGGCGTCCGGGGATTTCAATCTTTCCATGAAGCTGGCCTATGTGCTGGTGCTGCAGCGTCAATACCCCGAAGCGGTGGAACTCTATGAGGCGATGCTGGAGACCCACCCCGGTCATTACCAGATTCTGGTGAGCCTGAGTTACGTGCTGGAATGCATGGGTAATATCCCGGCGGCGATTCAGACAGCAGAGCGTTCCATCGAAGCAGCCCCCGATCAGCCCGAGGGATATAACAACCTGGGGAACGCGTTGCGGCTGTCGCATCGCTTTGATGAATCCTGTGTGAACTTCGAAAAAGCATTAGAACTGCGGCCTCATTTTCCGATTGCGGAATTCAATCTGGCGACCACACGCATGCTGACAGGTGACTTACAGGCTGGCTGGGAGGGGTATGAGCGTCGGTCCGACATCGATACATCAACGCGCATGAGTTACCCCGGCCCCGCCTGGCAGGGAGAACCACTGGAAGGGAAGTCGATCTGCCTGTGGTGCGAACAGGGCTTCGGAGACACTTTGATGTTTATTCGTTTTGCCAGCGAATTGAAACGCCGCGGGGCAGGACGAGTACTGGTACTCATTCAGCCGGAACTGGCCGGTCTGTTAAAGAGCATTGAGGAGATTGATGAACTGCTGGTTCCCGGAGATCCGGTTGTCGAATGTGACTATCAGTGCTCCCTGTTGAGTGTACCCCGTTTTCTGGAAACCAGCCTGAAGACGATTCCCGGCGAGGTGCCCCTCTTTCAACCTGCCGCGGAGCGGACGGCGCACTGGAGCGACGTGCTCTCAGCGTTGGAAGGCAAAAAAGTGGGTTTGAACTGGAGCGGGAATCTGCAGTTTCCCCGGGATGAATTCCGCTCGATTCCGCTGGAGCAGCTATCTCCTCTGCTGGAAGTGGCTGGCGTACTATTTGTGAGCGTGCAGCAGGTGAATGGCTTAGACCAGCTGGCGTCATTTGAAGCGGCCGGAAAACTCTGGCAACCGGGGCCGGAGTACCAGGCAGAAGTTGGTGATTTTACTGAAGCCGCTGCTTTGATGCAAAATCTGGATCTGATGATTACAACCGACACGGCCTGTGCCCATCTGGCAGGAGGTCTGGGAGTACCGGTCTGGATTCTGGTATCGCGTCTTCCTGAATGGCGCTGGTTGCTGGATCGGAGTGACAGTCCCTGGTATCCGACAGCGCGTCTCTTTCGGCAGGCGGAACTGGGCGACTGGGGGCCCGTGGTCGAGGACGTGAAAGCGGCTCTGGAGCAGAAGTTCAGTCAGGACGCCCCCTGA
- the tyrS gene encoding tyrosine--tRNA ligase, with product MQFLPVEEQLAIIGRGVEKIVPEQELAEKLKWSRETGTPLRIKYGIDPTGIDLHLGHTVPMRKMRQFQELGHQAVIIIGNYTALVGDPSGRDETRARLTAEQVEANATDYLNQVGKVIDLNNAEVVRNGDWFSKMNFADILELCSKVTVAQLLTRDDFSKRYKEEAAIYLHECLYPIMQAWDSVEIKADVELGGTEQLYSFMLARDLQKDQGIRQQVSVMSPILVGTDGVRRMGKSLGNYIGISEAPYEMMKKFMQLSDDSMQMFFELLTDFPLDEVKTILGGHPKEAKVKLAKTIITEYHDAAAADDAAERWQREIGSGGMPSDIPVVQISKSDLNEDGTLAAANLLKVTGLCGSTSDARRSIQQGGAKMGADKDRIESHDQAIPVASGLLLWVGKKRFCQVDLVD from the coding sequence ATGCAATTTTTGCCTGTGGAAGAGCAACTGGCTATTATCGGCCGTGGTGTCGAGAAGATCGTTCCCGAACAGGAACTGGCAGAAAAACTGAAATGGAGCCGCGAGACCGGCACGCCTTTGCGGATTAAATATGGTATCGATCCTACAGGGATTGACCTCCATTTAGGGCACACGGTGCCGATGCGGAAAATGCGTCAGTTTCAGGAGTTGGGACACCAGGCGGTAATCATTATCGGAAATTACACGGCGCTGGTGGGCGATCCCTCCGGACGTGACGAAACCCGGGCCCGTCTGACAGCAGAGCAGGTCGAAGCGAATGCCACCGATTACCTGAACCAGGTGGGGAAAGTGATCGACCTGAACAATGCTGAAGTCGTCCGGAACGGGGACTGGTTCAGCAAGATGAACTTCGCGGACATCCTGGAACTGTGCAGCAAAGTGACCGTCGCCCAGTTGCTGACACGCGACGACTTTTCGAAGCGTTATAAGGAAGAGGCGGCGATTTACCTGCACGAGTGCCTGTATCCGATTATGCAGGCCTGGGATTCAGTTGAGATCAAAGCAGACGTGGAGCTGGGAGGAACGGAGCAACTGTATTCGTTCATGCTGGCGCGGGACCTGCAGAAAGACCAGGGAATCCGACAGCAGGTCAGTGTGATGTCGCCGATTCTGGTGGGTACTGATGGCGTGCGGCGAATGGGGAAAAGCCTGGGGAACTATATCGGGATCAGCGAAGCCCCGTATGAGATGATGAAAAAATTCATGCAGCTTTCAGACGACAGCATGCAGATGTTCTTTGAGCTGCTGACAGATTTCCCGCTGGATGAAGTGAAGACGATCCTGGGGGGACATCCCAAGGAGGCCAAGGTCAAGCTGGCGAAAACCATTATCACCGAATACCACGACGCGGCTGCAGCAGATGATGCCGCCGAACGCTGGCAGAGGGAGATTGGCTCTGGTGGGATGCCTTCCGATATTCCGGTCGTGCAGATTTCGAAATCCGATCTGAATGAGGACGGAACTCTGGCGGCAGCGAACCTGTTGAAAGTGACCGGCCTGTGTGGTTCAACCAGCGATGCTCGACGTTCGATCCAGCAGGGAGGTGCCAAAATGGGGGCCGATAAGGACCGGATTGAATCACATGATCAGGCGATTCCCGTGGCGTCGGGTCTGCTGTTATGGGTGGGCAAGAAACGATTCTGTCAGGTGGATCTGGTCGATTAA
- a CDS encoding CPBP family intramembrane glutamic endopeptidase: MSNPDDEQELDDNPPQDQQLLILGGSLFSIGIILAAFGFGWALDINPLANLNWSWSALIIGTLAALPMFGFFLLTMKLPFQAFHKINQFLLDEIGPRIVKASVLEVFILCIFIGLGEELLFRGVLQSWSNQFGVVYAIIFTNLLFGILHSVTRVYVIVASLMGVYLSLLLILFTPQNLLIPITTHTVYDFLCFMMLIRIYRQQTAETAAE, translated from the coding sequence ATGTCGAACCCGGACGACGAACAAGAACTGGATGACAATCCACCCCAGGATCAGCAACTTTTAATTCTGGGCGGCTCCCTGTTCTCCATCGGCATCATCCTCGCTGCGTTCGGATTTGGCTGGGCTCTGGATATCAACCCGCTGGCGAATCTGAACTGGAGTTGGTCGGCACTCATCATTGGCACGCTGGCTGCGCTGCCCATGTTCGGATTCTTCCTGCTCACGATGAAACTCCCCTTCCAGGCATTTCACAAGATCAATCAGTTTTTGCTCGACGAAATCGGCCCCCGTATCGTCAAGGCGTCTGTGCTGGAAGTGTTCATCCTCTGTATCTTCATCGGCCTGGGAGAAGAACTGCTCTTTCGCGGGGTTCTGCAATCCTGGTCCAACCAGTTTGGGGTGGTCTATGCCATCATCTTCACCAATCTGCTCTTTGGCATTCTACACTCGGTCACCCGCGTCTACGTCATCGTCGCGTCGCTGATGGGCGTCTACCTCAGCCTGCTGCTGATCCTCTTCACACCACAGAACCTGCTGATCCCGATCACCACACACACGGTCTACGACTTCCTCTGCTTCATGATGCTCATCCGCATCTACCGCCAACAGACAGCCGAGACCGCTGCTGAATAA
- a CDS encoding rod shape-determining protein MreC — MKRESRSAEIKLVLLAVTIGVGLYFVPQEYSRRLSNLVRDAVRPGLSLVQTLKKRDVPEVKTNVPDGRVEQLERELAAVEEENRRLALERLRLAEELAQLRRTGAPDYDTHKSDRLLVPDLIEANVLGEASIALLKEGRLLNQGGAQGVFESSFVLQSDLPVIDQGTAQGVKAGYSLYAGQAVIGKISEVGKWTSTLIPITSVNYRGSARIARKTEQGLQLGTDGILVGRGEGKCELLQIPPTESIQVGQEVYTGEVDRELPLSMQSTLGQPMYYGRVIEAELPRGAPYWKIVVEPAVRLSEVRQVSVLRQIINPRRLLAN; from the coding sequence ATGAAACGCGAATCCCGATCAGCAGAGATCAAGCTGGTACTCCTGGCGGTGACCATCGGGGTCGGTCTGTACTTTGTTCCGCAGGAGTACTCCAGACGACTGTCGAACCTGGTGCGGGATGCGGTGCGTCCCGGATTATCGCTGGTACAGACTTTGAAGAAACGGGATGTCCCGGAAGTCAAAACGAATGTACCTGATGGTCGAGTGGAACAACTGGAACGCGAACTCGCGGCAGTGGAAGAAGAGAACCGTCGGCTTGCACTGGAACGGCTGCGGCTGGCTGAGGAACTGGCTCAACTCAGGCGTACGGGGGCTCCCGATTACGACACCCACAAGAGTGACCGTTTGCTGGTTCCCGATCTGATTGAAGCCAACGTTCTGGGAGAAGCATCGATTGCGCTCCTGAAAGAAGGGCGGTTGTTGAACCAGGGCGGTGCGCAGGGCGTATTTGAATCTTCGTTTGTGCTGCAGTCCGATCTGCCTGTGATCGATCAGGGAACGGCGCAGGGTGTGAAAGCAGGCTACTCGCTTTATGCGGGACAGGCGGTGATTGGCAAGATCAGCGAAGTCGGCAAGTGGACGAGTACGCTGATTCCGATTACGTCGGTCAACTATCGTGGCTCGGCCCGGATTGCCCGCAAAACCGAGCAGGGGCTGCAACTGGGGACAGATGGGATCCTGGTGGGACGCGGTGAAGGAAAATGCGAACTGTTACAGATCCCGCCGACCGAATCGATCCAGGTCGGGCAGGAAGTCTACACGGGGGAAGTCGATCGTGAACTTCCCCTGAGCATGCAGTCGACGCTGGGGCAGCCGATGTATTACGGTCGGGTGATCGAAGCCGAGCTCCCCCGTGGGGCACCATACTGGAAGATCGTTGTGGAACCGGCGGTGCGGCTGTCTGAAGTACGCCAGGTGAGTGTGCTGCGACAGATTATCAATCCGCGACGGCTGCTGGCAAACTGA
- a CDS encoding TlpA family protein disulfide reductase, whose translation MRRCLILLMLMCLLNVTQLALADEIQKEVVAESQPFLTVQLVDETGKPVAGAQTGMVVMVNGYDRQQGAKWTFGHFEEKSDAEGIIRLHNKDKYRGMFYARHAERGLVAVKRTDLLDESQSPLVLTMLPECHVSWTIRSSQLEQIGKGTGAIRGFCGAENMTCLWCSQTGSTLHFYLPPGKYTLVAAGETICPIEKTIEIEVGRTSHDVEAADAPALNWVLLEGKPAPEIVDIQEWKNEPVKLSQLKGKVVLLEFWGWWCGPCVVHGIPELFRLREEFSQDDLAIIGVHVSHGVDDEVDSIREMDEKLSQVREKVWKGQQIDFPVALTRNRKLAFTPGGDSFAFSRMSVAYGINQFPTLIVIDRQGNVFGNLTLSKKEDREKLKQLIESK comes from the coding sequence ATGCGACGGTGTCTGATATTGCTCATGCTGATGTGCCTGCTGAATGTGACACAGCTGGCACTTGCGGATGAAATCCAGAAAGAAGTAGTCGCCGAGTCCCAGCCATTTCTGACAGTCCAGCTTGTAGATGAGACAGGAAAGCCAGTCGCCGGAGCGCAGACCGGGATGGTGGTGATGGTCAATGGATATGATCGGCAGCAGGGAGCAAAATGGACTTTCGGGCATTTTGAAGAAAAGTCTGATGCAGAGGGGATCATCCGGTTACACAACAAAGACAAGTATCGAGGTATGTTTTACGCACGGCATGCAGAACGGGGGCTGGTCGCTGTGAAGCGGACTGATCTCCTAGACGAGAGTCAGTCGCCACTCGTGCTGACCATGCTCCCGGAGTGTCATGTAAGCTGGACGATTCGGAGCAGTCAGCTGGAGCAAATCGGAAAAGGGACTGGTGCCATCCGTGGTTTCTGTGGGGCGGAGAATATGACCTGTCTGTGGTGCAGCCAGACAGGATCAACGCTGCATTTCTACCTACCGCCGGGGAAATACACTCTGGTTGCTGCTGGAGAAACGATCTGCCCGATCGAAAAAACGATCGAGATCGAAGTGGGGCGAACAAGCCATGATGTAGAAGCCGCCGATGCTCCGGCTCTGAACTGGGTCTTGCTGGAAGGTAAGCCTGCTCCTGAAATCGTTGACATTCAGGAGTGGAAAAATGAGCCAGTCAAGCTCTCACAACTTAAGGGTAAAGTCGTTCTGCTGGAATTCTGGGGCTGGTGGTGTGGACCTTGTGTAGTGCATGGCATTCCAGAACTGTTTCGGTTACGGGAAGAGTTTTCGCAAGACGATCTGGCAATTATAGGAGTTCACGTATCGCATGGTGTGGATGACGAAGTGGATTCGATCAGGGAGATGGATGAAAAACTGTCCCAGGTCCGTGAAAAGGTCTGGAAGGGACAGCAGATTGATTTCCCTGTCGCGCTGACACGGAATCGAAAGCTGGCATTCACGCCTGGAGGTGACTCATTTGCCTTTTCACGAATGAGTGTTGCATACGGGATCAATCAATTTCCGACTTTGATTGTGATCGATCGGCAGGGAAACGTATTTGGTAATCTGACGCTTTCGAAAAAAGAGGATCGTGAAAAGCTGAAGCAGCTCATCGAGTCGAAGTGA
- a CDS encoding SirB1 family protein, with translation MDLKQIFQFKQDPEFSRLLHHDKQIDLTKAALELARDDQPDLVFEHVLIWVRQRACELSGRVALAEDDRALVQCLVQCLAGQHGLGGDTICYHQAEGSYLNHVIESRQGLPISLSLIYMAVGKELGIDIHGVAAPLQFLVRYDAQDGPLFIDPYSKGTIYSEEECLNRLGELGEFPRSVLKRLLQPATHREIIIRMLMNLKRIHEERQDFARAWNVQRRLCALHPLSSTHKKDLAALSFKTQKLGLSVELLENCLKSCPESEQDDLQLMLQKVHTELAQWN, from the coding sequence ATGGACCTTAAGCAAATATTTCAGTTCAAACAGGATCCCGAATTTTCCCGGCTCCTGCACCACGACAAGCAGATTGATCTCACAAAAGCCGCACTCGAGCTGGCCCGTGATGATCAACCAGACCTCGTCTTTGAACACGTTCTGATCTGGGTCCGCCAGCGGGCCTGCGAACTTTCGGGCCGCGTCGCCCTCGCGGAAGATGACCGCGCACTGGTGCAATGCCTTGTCCAGTGCCTGGCCGGTCAGCACGGACTGGGGGGAGATACCATCTGCTACCACCAGGCGGAAGGCAGCTACCTGAATCATGTCATCGAAAGCCGCCAGGGACTCCCGATTTCGCTCTCCCTGATTTACATGGCAGTCGGCAAAGAACTGGGCATCGACATTCACGGTGTCGCCGCCCCCCTGCAGTTCCTGGTTCGCTACGATGCCCAGGATGGCCCGCTGTTTATCGATCCCTACTCGAAAGGGACGATCTACAGCGAGGAGGAATGTCTTAACCGGCTGGGCGAACTCGGAGAATTTCCCCGGAGTGTATTAAAACGCCTGTTGCAACCGGCCACCCATCGGGAAATCATCATTCGTATGCTGATGAACCTGAAACGCATTCATGAAGAGCGTCAGGATTTTGCACGTGCCTGGAATGTGCAGCGACGACTGTGTGCCCTGCACCCGCTCTCCAGTACACATAAGAAGGATCTGGCTGCGCTCAGTTTCAAAACGCAGAAACTCGGACTCTCCGTCGAACTGCTGGAAAACTGCCTCAAAAGCTGTCCCGAATCCGAACAGGATGACCTCCAGCTCATGCTGCAGAAAGTGCACACCGAACTGGCTCAGTGGAATTGA